One stretch of Brevibacillus laterosporus DNA includes these proteins:
- a CDS encoding DUF881 domain-containing protein, with product MLENRKITFILTIISAIIGIMLATQIQSTKHPKQADARSVIELRKALLKEQEKSKDLLADISKQGELLAQYEASLSSVETIGVMKEELNRTKKLAGLDVVEGKGIIIRIENMEVPVGDHWEGDAPHIEESASSLMLDVDLRWLTNELLANGATVIAINNNRLISNSSIRNVGEEIQVDTKTIRLPYEIKALGDPETLLSSMKLEGVESTFQSMNKIVKMEAQDHLIIPPFTGNKQMRFMKPVKLKGDS from the coding sequence ATGCTGGAAAACCGTAAAATTACGTTTATATTAACCATTATTAGTGCTATCATAGGAATTATGTTAGCGACACAAATTCAGAGCACAAAGCATCCTAAACAAGCGGATGCGAGAAGTGTGATTGAACTTCGGAAAGCCCTACTAAAAGAACAGGAAAAAAGTAAGGACCTTTTAGCCGATATATCTAAACAGGGAGAACTTTTAGCCCAATATGAAGCATCTCTAAGTTCTGTAGAGACAATCGGTGTTATGAAAGAAGAATTAAACCGAACCAAAAAGCTAGCAGGTCTTGATGTTGTAGAAGGAAAAGGCATTATCATCCGTATTGAAAATATGGAAGTGCCAGTTGGCGATCATTGGGAAGGAGACGCTCCTCATATAGAGGAATCAGCATCTAGCTTGATGTTGGACGTTGACTTGCGTTGGTTGACCAATGAACTTTTAGCGAATGGTGCTACTGTGATTGCCATTAATAATAATCGGCTAATTTCTAATAGTTCGATCCGAAATGTAGGCGAGGAAATCCAAGTGGATACGAAAACCATTCGCTTGCCATATGAAATCAAGGCGCTAGGTGATCCTGAAACCTTACTAAGCAGTATGAAGCTAGAAGGTGTTGAAAGCACGTTTCAATCGATGAACAAAATTGTAAAAATGGAAGCACAGGATCATCTCATCATCCCGCCGTTCACAGGGAACAAGCAGATGCGGTTCATGAAACCGGTGAAGTTAAAAGGAGATTCATAA
- a CDS encoding DUF881 domain-containing protein yields the protein MRVRKFHVYLTLVMFSTGFLMANSIELTQLHKKVVQTEKEFQQETKLNERIIAEREKNRALEQQYTETQRKVSQVETAMANHQSEAAALLTALDRSRMLAGTVPATGTGLMVTLRDNPSPISTNIVQNIVHEQDIWRVVNELFAAGAEGISVNDQRLVTSSSIRCVGPTVIVNGVKSAAPFVIKAVGDPVTLEGALQLPGGVIDSFDGFIKIETAKKDSLELPAFVGEVKMGTSSSS from the coding sequence ATGCGAGTTCGGAAATTTCATGTATATCTTACGCTGGTCATGTTTAGTACCGGATTTCTGATGGCTAACTCCATCGAGTTGACCCAGCTACATAAAAAAGTGGTGCAAACAGAAAAGGAATTTCAGCAAGAAACCAAGCTAAATGAACGTATTATTGCGGAACGAGAAAAGAATCGGGCACTTGAACAGCAATATACGGAAACTCAGCGTAAAGTATCCCAGGTAGAGACAGCGATGGCTAATCACCAATCAGAAGCGGCAGCGCTCTTAACGGCCTTGGACCGTTCGCGTATGCTGGCAGGGACGGTACCGGCGACAGGAACTGGTTTGATGGTTACCCTTCGAGATAATCCCAGTCCAATTAGCACCAATATTGTACAAAACATTGTCCACGAACAAGACATTTGGCGAGTAGTAAATGAGTTATTTGCCGCTGGAGCGGAGGGAATTAGCGTGAATGACCAACGCTTGGTTACCAGTTCCTCGATCCGTTGCGTGGGGCCTACCGTTATTGTAAACGGCGTAAAGTCGGCAGCGCCTTTTGTTATTAAGGCAGTGGGCGACCCTGTGACTTTAGAGGGAGCGCTTCAATTACCGGGTGGGGTTATTGATTCATTTGACGGGTTTATAAAAATTGAAACGGCGAAGAAAGATTCCCTTGAGCTACCTGCTTTTGTAGGTGAAGTGAAAATGGGAACAAGCTCTTCCTCCTAA